A genomic stretch from Caloenas nicobarica isolate bCalNic1 chromosome 3, bCalNic1.hap1, whole genome shotgun sequence includes:
- the CALM2 gene encoding calmodulin-2, whose translation MADQLTEEQIAEFKEAFSLFDKDGDGTITTKELGTVMRSLGQNPTEAELQDMINEVDADGNGTIDFPEFLTMMARKMKDTDSEEEIREAFRVFDKDGNGYISAAELRHVMTNLGEKLTDEEVDEMIREADIDGDGQVNYEEFVQMMTAK comes from the exons AATTCAAAGAAGCTTTTTCACTATTTGACAAGGATGGTGATGGTACTATAACTACAAAGGAGTTGGGGACAGTGATGAGATCGCTTGGTCAAAACCCCACAGAAGCAGAGCTACAGGATATGATCAATGAAGTAGATGCTGATG GCAATGGCACAATTGACTTTCCAGAGTTTCTGACAATgatggcaagaaaaatgaaagatacaGATAGTGAAGAAGAAATTAGAGAAGCCTTCCGTGTGTTTGACAAG gaTGGTAACGGTTACATTAGTGCTGCAGAACTCCGTCATGTGATGACAAATCTTGGGGAGAAGCTAACAGATGAAGAAGTTGATGAAATGATTAGGGAAGCAGACATTGATGGTGATGGTCAAGTAAACTATGAAG AGTTTGTACAAATGATGACAGCGAAGTGA